The following are encoded in a window of Gossypium raimondii isolate GPD5lz chromosome 13, ASM2569854v1, whole genome shotgun sequence genomic DNA:
- the LOC105782241 gene encoding phototropin-2 isoform X3, with protein sequence MEKRMAMELPGSSVSGARNVGQSSEQALEGEAANSCEIVSFDDESIEKLNGATTAGKDSNGQSPTEASIVERTAEWGIAVESDVGEGSFRVIGKVKPTGEGNQSKNSLGKFSVDSTRTSGESDYGLGRGAFPRVSQELKDALETLQQTFAVSDATKPDCPIVYASSGFFTMTGYSSKETVGRNCRFLQGPETDRKEVAKIRDAVKNGRSYCGRLLNYKKDGTPFWNLLTLNPIKDDQGKTIKFIGMQVEVSKYTEGVNEKALRPNGLPQSLIRYDARQKEKALDSITEVVHTLKHPQSHIRTISNDAISKIEDQHKFNLDFLLPQSAETKNIRTPGRYTPQSDISSTTTPMHETSKKTRKSERFSLMGFKGRPFSFAAKHEKQPLVELEELMTKDIERIDSLEHGERETDIRQGMDLATTLERIEKNFVITDPRLPDNPIVRKSFQIFASDSFLELTEYTREEILGRNCRFLQGPETDQETVSKIREAITEQREITVQLINYTRSGKKFWNLFHLQPMRDQKGELQYFIGVQLDGSDHIVPLRSRLSDNTEQQSAKLIKATAENVDEAVRELPDANLRPEDLWAVHSQPVFPRPHRRDTSSWLAIQKITSRGEKIGLHHFKPIKPLGRGDTGSVHLVELKGTGELFAMKAMDKSVMLNRNKVHRACVEREIISLLDHPFLPSLYSSFQIPTHVCLITDFCPGGELFNLLDKQPLKFFKEESARFYAAEVVIVLEYLHCLGIIYRDLKPENILLQKDGHIVLTDFDLSFMTSSKSQVLKYPVPKRRRSRSQPLPTFIAEPSTQSNSFVGTEEYIAPEIITGAGHSSSIDWWALGILLYEMLYGRTPFRGKNRQKTFSNILNKELTFPSSIPIIR encoded by the exons atggagaaaagaaTGGCCATGGAGCTGCCGGGGTCATCTGTATCGGGTGCTCGAAATGTTGGACAATCTAGTGAACAAGCTTTGGAAGGAGAGGCAGCCAATAGTTGTGAGATTGTAAGCTTTGACGATGAGTCCATTGAAAAGTTGAATGGGGCTACCACTGCAGGGAAAGATTCGAATGGACAGTCCCCAACCGAAGCTAGCATAGTTGAAAGGACTGCAGAATGGGGTATTGCAGTAGAATCAGACGTTGGAGAAGGTAGTTTCAGAGTGATTGGTAAAGTAAAGCCAACTGGAGAAGGAAATCAGAGCAAAAACTCGTTAGGCAAATTTTCAGTGGACTCGACAAGGACATCAGGGGAGTCGGATTATGGATTGGGTCGAGGGGCCTTTCCTAGGGTGTCACAGGAGCTGAAGGATGCTTTAGAAACCCTGCAGCAAACTTTTGCTGTATCTGATGCTACCAAACCAGACTGCCCTATAGTGTATGCTAGCAGCGGATTTTTCACCATGACTGGTTATTCATCAAAGGAGACCGTAGGACGAAACTG CCGGTTTCTACAAGGACCAGAAACAGACAGGAAAGAGGTTGCCAAGATTAGAGATGCAGTTAAAAATGGAAGAAGCTATTGTGGTAGGCTACTCAACTACAAGAAGGATGGAACTCCTTTCTGGAATCTTCTCACTCTCAATCCCATTAAAGATGATCAAGGGAAAACCATCAAATTCATTGG AATGCAGGTGGAGGTCAGCAAATACACTGAAGGTGTCAATGAAAAGGCGCTGCGGCCTAATGGACTGCCCCAATCTTTAATTCGTTATGATG CTCGTCAGAAGGAAAAGGCTTTAGATTCCATCACAGAGGTGGTTCATACTTTGAAACATCCTCAATCTCACATTCGAACAATAAGTAACGATGCCATTAGCAAGATTGAAGATCAGCATAAATTCAACCTTGATTTTCTTCTGCCTCAATCTGCCGAAACCAAAAACATTAGGACCCCTGGAAGATACACTCCCCAATCAGACATCAGCAGTACTACTACCCCAATGCACGAAACTAGCAAGAAAACTAGAAAATCAGAACGCTTTTCATTGATGGG CTTTAAAGGCAGGCCTTTCAGCTTTGCAGCCAAGCATGAAAAACAACCACTTGTTGAACTGGAGGAGTTAATGACCAAAGACATTGAACGCATTGACAGTTTGGAACATGGTGAAAGGGAAACGGACATACGCCAAGGGATGGATCTAGCAACCACATTGGAACGTATTGAAAAGAATTTTGTGATCACAGATCCTAGACTCCCTGATAATCCGATTGTAAGGAAGAGCTTTCAA ATATTTGCATCTGATAGCTTTCTTGAATTGACTGAATATACAAGGGAGGAAATCTTGGGAAGGAACTGTAG GTTTCTTCAAGGACCAGAAACTGATCAAGAAACTGTGTCGAAGATACGAGAAGCAATTACTGAACAGAGGGAAATCACAGTTCAGTTGATCAACTACACAAGAAGTG GCAAGAAATTCTGGAATTTATTTCACTTGCAACCTATGCGAGACCAAAAG GGTGAGCTTCAATATTTCATTGGTGTCCAACTTGATGGAAGTGATCATATTGTGCCTCTAAGAAGTCGCCTCTCTGATAACACAGAGCAACAAAGTGCTAAGTTG ATCAAAGCCACTGCAGAAAATGTGGATGAAGCTGTTCGAGAACTTCCTGATGCCAATTTG AGACCAGAAGATTTGTGGGCAGTCCATTCTCAGCCTGTCTTCCCACGGCCTCACAGAAGAGATACTTCTTCTTGGCTAGCAATTCAGAAG ATCACTTCTCGTGGTGAAAAAATTGGTTTGCATCATTTTAAGCCCATAAAACCCTTGGGCCGAGGTGATACCGGCAG CGTTCATCTGGTGGAACTGAAAGGTACAGGAGAGTTATTTGCTATGAAGGCAATGGATAAGTCAGTAATGTTGAATCGTAACAAG GTCCATCGAGCATGCGTTGAAAGGGAAATCATCTCGCTTCTTGATCATCCATTCCTTCCCTCACTATACTCTTCATTTCAg ATTCCCACACATGTTTGTTTGATAACAGACTTTTGCCCTGGTGGAGAGTTGTTTAACCTGCTCGATAAGCAACCTCTGAAATTTTTCAAGGAAGAATCTGCAAG GTTCTATGCAGCTGAGGTTGTCATTGTTTTAGAATATCTTCATTGTCTAG GAATAATATATAGAGACCTGAagccagaaaatattttacttcaGAAGGATGGCCACATTGTATTAACAGACTTTGATTTATCTTTTATGACATCTAGTAAATCCCAA GTTTTAAAGTATCCCGTGCCTAAGAGAAGAAGATCCAGGAGTCAACCACTTCCAACATTTATTGCAGAGCCATCTACACAGTCGAATTCATTTGTTGGAACTGAAGAATACATTGCTCCA GAAATTATTACTGGTGCGGGACACAGTAGTAGCATTGATTGGTGGGCTCTTG gTATTTTGCTGTATGAGAT
- the LOC105783166 gene encoding ankyrin repeat domain-containing protein 2A, which translates to MASNSKKPATADEKSALETESKSSKPETSTTEKKTSTPEPSTGGSQPAQAGAFPPNAMPGPGFVPPNPFDFSAMSGLLNDPSIKELAEQIAKDPSFNQMAEQLTKTFQGAAAEETTPQFDPQQYYSTMQQVMQNPQFMTMAERLGNALMQDPAMSTMLDSLANPQQKDQIEERMARIKEDPSLKPILEEIESGGPAAMMRYWNDKDVLQKLGEAMGLAVTGDAATSAGNSAADEEDEAGNEDESIVHHCASVGDVEGLKTALSSGADKDEEDSEGRTALHFACGYGEVKCTQILLEAGAKVDALDKNKNTALHYAAGYGRKDCVALLLENGAAVTLQNMDGKTPIEVAKLNNQHEVLKLLEKDAFL; encoded by the exons ATGGCTTCCAATTCGAAGAAGCCCGCTACTGCTG ATGAGAAATCGGCTTTGGAAACGGAGAGCAAAAGTTCAAAGCCTGAAACATCCACCACCGAGAAGAAAACTTCAACACCTGAGCCTTCAACTGGGGGTTCACAGCCAGCACAAGCAGGGGCCTTCCCTCCCAACGCTATGCCTGGTCCTGGGTTTGTCCCACCCAATCCATTTGATTTCTCAGCCATGAGTGGCCTTCTTAAT GATCCAAGCATCAAGGAACTAGCTGAGCAGATAGCCAAAgatccttcatttaatcaaatgGCAGAGCAGCTCACTAAAACGTTTCAAGGGGCAGCAGCTGAAGAGACCACACCGCAGTTTGATCCACAGCAGTATTATTCTACTATGCAACAGGTTATGCAGAATCCCCAGTTTATGACCATGGCTGAGCGCCTTGGTAATGCATTAATGCAG GATCCAGCTATGTCTACCATGCTTGACAGTTTGGCTAATCCTCAACAAAAGGACCAGATTGAGGAAAGGATGGCACGTATTAAAGAAGATCCATCTTTGAAGCCTATTTTGGAAGAAATAGAAAGTGGTGGTCCCGCAGCAATGATGAG GTATTGGAATGATAAAGACGTCCTGCAGAAGTTGGGTGAAGCAATGGGTCTTGCAGTTACAGGAGATGCAGCCACTTCTGCTGGTAATTCTGCGGCAGATGAAGAGGATGAAGCAGGAAATGAGGATGAGTCAATTGTACATCATTGTGCTAGTGTTGGTGATGTTGAG GGTCTGAAAACTGCACTATCCTCTGGTGCTGACAAGGATGAAGAAGATTCAGAGGGAAGGACAGCATTACATTTTGCATGTGGGTATGGCGAG GTGAAATGCACTCAAATCCTTCTTGAAGCTGGGGCAAAAGTGGATGCTCTGGACAAGAATAAGAACACTGCCCTCCATTATGCAGCTGGCTATGGAAGGAAAGACTGTGTGGCCCTTCTACTCGAGAATGGTGCTGCTGT CACTCTCCAAAACATGGACGGCAAGACTCCCATCGAAGTTGCCAAGCTCAACAACCAGCACGAGGTACTAAAATTACTGGAGAAGGATGCGTTCCTTTGA